The following coding sequences are from one Roseburia hominis A2-183 window:
- a CDS encoding helix-hairpin-helix domain-containing protein → MIRTWKKIGAGMILCIFMAGCGSQNEVYLETEVSQDTGNVQETEETEAGERLDILDVSGGEQTGSVDLPEVSGEEWAAEAALAPETTEDADKADRASGKCYVYVCGEVAEPGVYVLEPGDRIYEAVEMAGGMTEDAGMCAVNLAESVYDGLMVYIPDSEEAAGMTGSMTSAGGSAVSAGGSVTSADSSVRNGEGTSGGTASSPEDGRLNLNTASLAELMTLSGIGQTKAKAVVNYRDAHGGFSSVEEIMNVDGIKEGLYNRIRDQIKVK, encoded by the coding sequence ATGATACGAACATGGAAGAAGATAGGGGCTGGCATGATTCTGTGCATTTTTATGGCGGGATGTGGCAGTCAGAACGAGGTTTATCTGGAGACGGAAGTCTCGCAGGATACCGGGAATGTGCAGGAGACGGAAGAAACGGAGGCTGGGGAGCGTCTGGATATACTGGACGTTTCCGGCGGGGAGCAGACGGGAAGTGTGGATCTGCCGGAGGTTTCCGGTGAGGAATGGGCGGCTGAGGCAGCTCTTGCACCGGAGACGACGGAAGATGCTGATAAGGCAGACCGTGCGTCGGGAAAATGTTATGTCTATGTCTGCGGAGAGGTGGCAGAGCCGGGCGTGTACGTGTTAGAGCCCGGAGACCGCATCTATGAGGCGGTCGAGATGGCGGGCGGCATGACAGAGGATGCCGGGATGTGTGCAGTCAATCTTGCGGAGAGCGTGTACGACGGACTCATGGTGTATATTCCTGACAGCGAAGAAGCGGCCGGGATGACGGGCAGTATGACTTCTGCGGGCGGCAGTGCAGTTTCTGCGGGAGGAAGTGTGACTTCTGCGGACAGCAGTGTCAGGAACGGTGAGGGAACTTCGGGAGGGACGGCATCGTCTCCGGAAGACGGACGTCTGAATCTCAACACGGCGTCGCTGGCAGAGCTTATGACGCTTTCCGGGATCGGACAGACCAAGGCGAAGGCGGTTGTAAACTACCGGGATGCGCACGGAGGATTTTCTTCCGTTGAAGAGATTATGAATGTAGATGGAATCAAAGAGGGATTGTATAATCGGATCAGAGATCAGATAAAGGTGAAATAA
- the rpsT gene encoding 30S ribosomal protein S20 — MANIKSAKKRILVTETRAARNKSIRSEVKTAIKKVEAAVAANDKEAAKAALTVAISTIESASSKGVYHKNNAGRKVSRLTKLVNTLA; from the coding sequence TTGGCTAACATTAAATCTGCTAAGAAGAGAATTTTAGTAACAGAGACAAGAGCTGCAAGAAACAAATCTATCAGAAGTGAAGTAAAGACAGCAATCAAGAAAGTTGAGGCTGCTGTTGCTGCTAACGATAAGGAAGCTGCTAAGGCTGCCCTTACAGTAGCTATTTCCACAATTGAGAGCGCTTCTTCCAAGGGCGTATATCACAAGAACAACGCTGGTAGAAAAGTTTCCCGTTTAACAAAGCTTGTTAACACGCTGGCTTAA
- a CDS encoding phosphatase PAP2 family protein yields the protein MEQFLIDWEGPVLLWIQEHMRNDFLTPVLTFLTHLGDHGYFWIALTILFLLLRKTRKVGGLMTCSLLLNTLVNNVLLKNLVARTRPYEVVDGLHRIIEAQSDYSFPSGHTGSAFAVAVVVFLMGPRKIGVPVLVFAFVIAFSRLYVGVHFPTDVLGGALIGAVIAYLVCAVYRRKTGQKGSIWNFER from the coding sequence ATGGAACAATTTTTGATTGACTGGGAAGGACCGGTGCTTCTGTGGATTCAGGAGCATATGCGGAATGATTTCCTCACGCCGGTACTCACGTTTCTCACACATCTGGGCGACCACGGTTATTTTTGGATTGCGCTGACGATTCTGTTCCTTCTGCTGCGGAAGACCAGGAAGGTCGGCGGATTGATGACCTGTTCACTGCTGCTCAATACGCTTGTGAACAACGTACTGCTGAAGAATCTGGTGGCGAGGACGAGACCCTACGAGGTCGTGGATGGGCTGCACAGGATCATAGAGGCGCAGAGCGATTACTCGTTCCCATCCGGGCATACGGGGAGTGCATTTGCGGTGGCAGTCGTCGTATTTCTCATGGGTCCGAGGAAGATCGGCGTTCCGGTGCTGGTGTTTGCGTTTGTGATTGCATTCTCAAGACTGTATGTCGGCGTACATTTTCCGACGGACGTACTGGGAGGAGCGCTGATCGGAGCGGTAATCGCATATCTGGTCTGTGCCGTCTACCGGAGAAAAACCGGGCAGAAGGGATCAATATGGAACTTCGAGCGCTGA
- a CDS encoding DNA internalization-related competence protein ComEC/Rec2 gives MTKRPLCLGAAGVLSGILAAAYGWSVFARALLACGVLACGILGGIFADGYRPGDGISPSERKRTAFGAGVFLLMFALGSGRYLEAEESRQAYLGELQDGMYVTVQGQLAGKQVQKNRYVYELTSCMFRTDSSNFLQAEPVSCGGVLIYSDSDDCSIGDILIYHGEITLWKRASNEGAFDAKAYYFARGFDFAMEGSALDRKVCAKRQTAEALWQLGQRIKEVYLKTMGERDAGILATMVVGDREFLDAETKRLYQIGGLSHILAISGLHISVIGMALYRMLKKAGLPFGMAALAAAGVMYGYGGMAGWGVSVRRAVLMFLLFLGAQVIGRSYDTFCALAFAAVALLWKNPCLFWDAGFRFSFVAILGVVWVGQSISYEKKGMGALRGKIFAASAVWFTTLPLVAWYFYEIPVYAVFVNLLMLPMMGVLLGFGAAGGMVGLLSLPLAKGMLFPCRILLFMGKHICALAGMLPGAMWIVGRPQRWQIAVYYAFLGVGTCLLHRQREQREREKEHGRRAEQKNGGHPGVFLAALLLLAVLGVSRSGEAELDMLDVGQGDACYLQTKEGYHLFVDGGSSNVGKVGTYRILPFLKYKGVKKIDCWVVSHTDEDHISGLREILSSGYPVEYLAVAEQMPRDENWEELEALAEDAGTKVVWLRRGDIWHFGNATFTALHPGESEDAFGGQSVDKNEESLVLFYQEDDFAGVFTGDIGATQEEEILTWLQKTKTGADVQKIDFYKAAHHGSRYSNSTGFLEALAPEIALVSCSRTNRYGHPSKEAVGHMQQAGSQVYYTMESGRLCVKKTDGQAVCQGYLEEKEQWWQ, from the coding sequence GTGACAAAACGGCCTTTGTGTCTTGGCGCAGCGGGCGTTCTGTCGGGGATTCTTGCGGCGGCATACGGCTGGAGCGTATTCGCGCGGGCATTGCTAGCCTGCGGCGTCCTGGCCTGCGGAATTCTTGGCGGCATTTTTGCTGACGGGTACCGTCCGGGCGACGGGATTTCCCCGTCGGAAAGAAAGAGAACGGCTTTTGGCGCCGGAGTTTTTTTGCTGATGTTTGCTCTTGGAAGCGGAAGATATTTGGAGGCGGAGGAGAGCAGGCAGGCGTATCTGGGAGAACTGCAGGATGGCATGTATGTGACCGTACAGGGACAGCTTGCGGGAAAACAGGTACAGAAAAATCGATATGTCTATGAATTAACGTCCTGTATGTTTCGGACGGATTCATCAAATTTCTTACAGGCAGAACCGGTATCGTGCGGTGGGGTTCTGATCTATTCTGATTCCGATGATTGTTCCATCGGAGATATTCTCATATATCACGGAGAGATTACATTATGGAAGCGGGCATCAAATGAGGGTGCGTTTGATGCGAAGGCTTATTATTTTGCGCGCGGATTTGATTTTGCGATGGAAGGTTCGGCACTTGATAGAAAGGTGTGTGCAAAGAGGCAGACGGCGGAAGCCCTCTGGCAGCTTGGCCAGCGGATTAAAGAGGTCTACCTTAAGACGATGGGCGAGCGCGATGCGGGGATACTGGCGACGATGGTCGTCGGCGATAGGGAGTTTTTGGATGCAGAGACGAAGAGACTCTACCAGATCGGGGGATTGTCGCACATTCTGGCGATTTCCGGACTTCATATCTCTGTGATCGGGATGGCGCTCTACCGGATGTTAAAGAAAGCGGGACTGCCGTTTGGCATGGCTGCCCTTGCAGCGGCAGGAGTGATGTACGGATACGGCGGGATGGCTGGATGGGGCGTTTCCGTGAGACGCGCGGTTCTCATGTTCCTGCTGTTTCTGGGAGCACAGGTCATCGGGAGGAGCTATGATACATTTTGTGCGCTCGCATTTGCCGCAGTGGCGCTTCTCTGGAAAAATCCCTGCCTGTTCTGGGACGCCGGATTCCGCTTTTCCTTTGTTGCAATCCTTGGCGTCGTGTGGGTCGGTCAGAGCATCTCTTATGAGAAAAAAGGGATGGGAGCGCTGCGCGGAAAAATCTTTGCGGCATCAGCGGTCTGGTTTACGACACTGCCGCTTGTGGCATGGTATTTTTATGAGATTCCGGTCTATGCGGTTTTCGTCAACCTGCTCATGCTACCGATGATGGGGGTGCTGCTCGGATTCGGAGCGGCAGGCGGAATGGTGGGACTCCTGTCGCTTCCATTGGCAAAAGGGATGCTTTTTCCATGCAGAATTCTGCTCTTTATGGGGAAGCATATATGTGCGCTTGCCGGTATGCTTCCGGGCGCCATGTGGATTGTCGGAAGACCGCAGCGCTGGCAGATCGCGGTATATTATGCGTTTCTGGGAGTTGGAACATGCTTATTGCACCGGCAGAGAGAGCAAAGGGAAAGAGAAAAGGAACACGGCAGGAGGGCAGAGCAAAAGAATGGAGGACATCCGGGCGTTTTCCTTGCCGCACTATTGCTGCTTGCCGTATTGGGAGTTTCGCGGAGCGGGGAGGCGGAACTGGATATGCTGGATGTCGGGCAGGGGGACGCCTGCTATCTGCAGACGAAGGAGGGGTACCACCTGTTTGTGGACGGAGGAAGTTCCAATGTCGGAAAGGTGGGCACTTATCGGATTCTGCCGTTTCTAAAGTACAAAGGGGTCAAAAAGATTGACTGCTGGGTGGTGTCTCATACCGATGAAGACCACATCAGCGGACTGCGGGAGATACTGTCGTCGGGATATCCCGTGGAGTATCTGGCAGTGGCGGAACAGATGCCGCGGGATGAAAACTGGGAGGAACTGGAAGCGTTGGCAGAGGATGCGGGAACAAAAGTGGTGTGGCTGAGGCGGGGCGACATCTGGCATTTTGGAAACGCAACGTTTACGGCACTGCATCCCGGTGAATCTGAGGACGCGTTTGGGGGTCAGTCTGTGGACAAAAACGAGGAGTCGCTGGTGCTTTTTTATCAGGAGGATGACTTTGCCGGTGTCTTTACCGGAGATATCGGAGCGACGCAGGAAGAGGAGATTCTGACCTGGCTGCAGAAGACAAAAACGGGAGCTGACGTGCAGAAAATCGATTTTTATAAGGCGGCGCATCACGGATCGCGCTATTCCAATTCCACCGGGTTTCTGGAGGCGCTGGCACCGGAGATCGCACTGGTGTCGTGCAGCAGAACAAACCGGTACGGACACCCCTCCAAGGAGGCTGTCGGGCATATGCAGCAGGCGGGGAGCCAGGTGTATTATACGATGGAAAGCGGCAGACTGTGCGTCAAAAAGACGGACGGACAAGCCGTCTGTCAGGGGTATCTGGAGGAAAAAGAACAGTGGTGGCAGTGA
- a CDS encoding GerMN domain-containing protein produces MSREAYRWRKKLICLGLACLMFLSGSLAACGRQTEQSAYHIEYLNKDKNRLVEEPYEPSATDTDGMIKEFLAKLSSDSDNVDYRKPIPNDVEITNYSLDGVLLTLHFDEDYSKMSAVDEVLCRAAVVRTMTQIDGVDCVAFYIGDAPLTDAKGNLVGTMNQDSFIENPGEQINSIQNTTLTLYFSNLDGDGLVKEVREDVYYSSNISMEKLIMEQLLDGPKTKDAKSAIPEGTKLVSVSVVDGVCYVSLDEAFKNQDYKVNEAIVIYSIVDSLSELSTISKVQISVNGDTSGVYRDNFPLADMYDRNMDYVTGAESAFSETEEPTETD; encoded by the coding sequence ATGAGCCGAGAAGCTTATCGATGGAGAAAAAAGTTAATATGTCTGGGACTGGCATGTCTGATGTTCCTGTCAGGCTCGCTCGCGGCGTGTGGCAGGCAGACGGAGCAGAGTGCCTATCATATCGAATATCTGAATAAGGACAAGAACCGTCTGGTGGAAGAACCTTATGAGCCTTCGGCAACCGATACCGACGGAATGATCAAGGAGTTCCTTGCGAAACTGAGTTCGGATTCGGACAATGTGGATTACCGGAAGCCGATTCCAAATGATGTGGAAATCACGAATTATTCACTGGACGGTGTGCTTTTAACCCTGCATTTTGATGAGGATTACAGCAAAATGAGTGCTGTCGATGAGGTACTGTGCCGAGCGGCGGTTGTCCGGACGATGACACAGATCGACGGGGTGGACTGCGTGGCATTTTACATTGGAGACGCACCGCTTACGGATGCGAAGGGGAATCTTGTCGGTACCATGAATCAGGACAGCTTTATCGAAAATCCGGGAGAGCAGATCAATTCCATTCAGAATACAACACTCACGCTGTATTTTTCCAATCTGGACGGGGACGGTCTGGTCAAGGAAGTGCGCGAGGATGTCTACTACAGCAGCAATATTTCCATGGAAAAACTGATTATGGAGCAGCTTTTAGACGGTCCGAAGACCAAGGATGCAAAGTCTGCGATTCCGGAGGGAACCAAGCTTGTCTCTGTGTCGGTGGTGGACGGCGTCTGCTACGTCAGCCTGGATGAAGCGTTCAAGAATCAGGATTACAAAGTAAACGAGGCAATCGTTATCTATTCGATCGTGGATTCCCTGTCGGAGCTTTCCACGATCAGCAAGGTTCAGATTTCCGTCAACGGCGATACGAGCGGAGTCTACCGCGACAATTTCCCGCTCGCGGATATGTATGACCGCAATATGGATTATGTCACGGGGGCAGAGAGCGCCTTTTCGGAAACGGAGGAACCTACCGAAACGGATTAA
- a CDS encoding sensor histidine kinase, which translates to MSKFKKLTDFLKSLKCRLILLCILIGIVPSVLLRAGMLGSYENRAVSIRTSEILSQAKILANQIVSNDYLNNAESESAINVQLEQLSTIYDGRVMIIDEEFHIIKDTYNLDTGKTIISEEVIKSIQGEEISKYDSQNRYIEMTIPLVHVDPETENKRTIGVIMVSVSTDSINLNLEYLARNTLVMELIAIVAIIFAGTFIAIHLVAPFHAMAKSIEEIQTGYGDDALKINAYTETRQICEKFNKMLGRMKVLDDSRQEFVSNVSHELKTPLTSMKVLADSINSMEDAPVELYQEFMSDIGNEVDRETKIINDLLSLVKMDKSAGDLNITNVNINELLEQILKRLKPIAEKQNIELVLESFRPVSADVDEVKITLAFTNLIENAVKYNRPDGWVHVSLNADHQYFYLKVEDCGIGIPEESLEHIYERFYRVDKSHSREIGGTGLGLAITRSAVLMHRGAIKVFSTVGEGTIFNVRIPLNYIS; encoded by the coding sequence ATGTCTAAATTTAAAAAATTAACCGATTTTCTCAAAAGTCTTAAGTGCAGACTGATTCTTCTCTGCATTCTGATCGGAATTGTACCGAGCGTCCTGCTGCGTGCCGGGATGCTCGGCTCTTATGAAAATCGTGCGGTGTCGATCCGCACGAGTGAGATTCTAAGCCAGGCGAAGATTCTCGCCAATCAGATCGTTTCCAATGATTATCTGAATAATGCGGAGAGTGAGTCTGCGATCAACGTGCAGTTAGAGCAGCTGTCAACGATCTATGACGGGCGTGTCATGATTATCGATGAGGAGTTCCATATCATAAAGGATACCTACAATCTTGACACCGGAAAGACGATTATTTCCGAGGAAGTGATCAAGAGTATCCAGGGGGAGGAAATCAGCAAATATGATTCCCAGAACCGTTACATTGAAATGACGATTCCGTTGGTGCATGTGGACCCGGAGACGGAGAACAAGCGGACGATCGGTGTGATTATGGTGAGCGTTTCGACCGACAGCATCAATCTGAATCTGGAATATCTGGCGCGCAATACGCTTGTCATGGAACTGATTGCGATCGTGGCGATCATCTTTGCGGGAACGTTTATCGCGATTCATCTTGTGGCGCCGTTCCATGCCATGGCAAAGTCGATCGAGGAGATTCAGACGGGATATGGGGATGACGCATTAAAGATTAACGCTTACACCGAGACCAGGCAGATCTGTGAAAAGTTCAATAAGATGTTGGGGCGCATGAAGGTGTTGGATGATTCGAGACAGGAATTTGTGTCCAATGTCTCGCATGAGCTGAAAACGCCGCTGACTTCCATGAAGGTGCTGGCGGATTCCATCAACAGCATGGAGGACGCACCGGTGGAGCTGTATCAGGAATTCATGTCGGATATCGGCAACGAGGTGGACCGTGAGACGAAGATCATCAATGATCTGCTGTCTCTGGTAAAGATGGATAAGTCTGCGGGAGATTTAAACATCACGAATGTCAACATCAACGAACTGTTAGAGCAGATTTTAAAGCGCTTAAAGCCGATTGCGGAAAAGCAGAATATCGAGCTGGTGTTGGAGAGTTTCCGACCGGTCAGTGCGGATGTGGATGAGGTAAAGATTACGCTTGCCTTTACCAACCTGATCGAAAATGCAGTCAAATATAACCGCCCGGACGGATGGGTACATGTCTCTTTGAATGCCGATCACCAGTATTTTTATCTGAAAGTGGAGGATTGCGGAATCGGTATTCCGGAGGAGTCGTTAGAGCATATTTATGAGCGTTTTTACCGTGTGGACAAGTCTCATTCCAGGGAGATTGGCGGAACGGGACTTGGACTTGCCATTACGAGGAGCGCGGTTCTGATGCACCGCGGAGCCATCAAGGTGTTCAGTACCGTGGGAGAGGGAACGATTTTCAACGTCAGAATTCCGCTGAATTATATTTCTTAG
- the gpr gene encoding GPR endopeptidase has product MYQIRTDLALETQEKMQEDHVELKGVRFLEEKLSPNLTVSTVVIETENGAKTMGKPKGTYITIEAADMDEEDKDYHREVSEQLARVIRQLVRLQKESLSVLIAGLGNREVTPDALGPGVVDNLFITRHVVKEYGKYAFGKQTVNRISSIVPGVMAQTGMETQEIIHSIVKETKPDLVVAVDALAARSTKRLNRTIQVTDTGINPGSGVGNHRHALDEKSLGVPVISIGVPTVVDAATIVNDTMYNLVTALTQSQAFAAMGNSLEKLNDAEKYELIRELLSPNLNAMFVTPKDIDESVKRLCYTISEGLNLAFAGGCLHAL; this is encoded by the coding sequence ATGTATCAGATACGCACCGATCTTGCATTGGAGACACAGGAAAAAATGCAGGAAGATCATGTGGAACTTAAGGGAGTCCGTTTCCTGGAGGAAAAACTCAGCCCGAACCTGACGGTCAGCACGGTTGTGATCGAGACGGAGAACGGGGCAAAGACAATGGGAAAACCCAAGGGAACATACATCACCATCGAGGCGGCAGATATGGATGAGGAGGACAAGGACTACCACAGAGAGGTATCCGAACAGCTTGCGCGGGTGATCAGACAGCTTGTGCGGTTACAAAAGGAGAGCCTCTCGGTGCTGATTGCCGGACTTGGGAATCGTGAGGTGACGCCAGATGCACTGGGACCTGGAGTGGTGGACAATCTGTTTATCACGCGGCATGTTGTGAAAGAGTATGGAAAATATGCATTTGGCAAACAGACGGTGAACCGGATCAGCAGCATTGTGCCGGGCGTGATGGCGCAGACCGGCATGGAGACGCAGGAGATCATTCACAGCATTGTAAAGGAGACAAAGCCGGATCTGGTGGTCGCGGTGGATGCGCTGGCAGCGAGGAGCACGAAACGGCTGAACCGTACGATCCAGGTGACGGATACCGGTATCAATCCGGGAAGCGGAGTGGGAAATCACAGACATGCGCTGGATGAAAAAAGTCTTGGCGTTCCGGTCATTTCCATTGGCGTACCGACCGTGGTCGATGCCGCGACAATCGTGAACGATACGATGTACAATCTGGTTACCGCGCTCACACAGAGCCAGGCGTTTGCAGCGATGGGAAATTCATTAGAAAAATTAAATGATGCGGAAAAATATGAACTCATCCGCGAACTGCTGTCGCCGAATTTAAATGCCATGTTTGTGACGCCGAAGGATATTGACGAGTCGGTCAAGAGACTCTGCTACACCATCTCGGAAGGGCTGAATCTCGCTTTTGCGGGCGGGTGCCTGCATGCGCTTTAA
- the holA gene encoding DNA polymerase III subunit delta: protein MKTIDEDIRSGNLKQIYLLYGTEDYLKRQYRDKLKNALTAAGEDSGMGGMLSGGDGDMNFNRFEGKDINPKQVIDLAETLPFFAERRVILIENSGFFKNACDELAEYLAQPAASTYFVFVEEEVDKRSRMYKAVKNAGKIVEFATQTEELITRWVLARLKKEGKNITGSVMQLFLSKTGSDMGNIDRELEKLICYTMDKSVIEAADVEAIATEQTTNRIFEMVNAIAEHNQRRALDLYYDLLTLKEPPMRIMYLITRQFQILLHLRDMAGKGFDNQTMAQKAGIPPFAVKRNLTQARGFGAGQLRQALEDGVALEEAVKTGRMNDQMAVELFIIRYSAAKQKK from the coding sequence ATGAAAACAATTGACGAAGATATCAGATCCGGAAATTTAAAACAGATCTATTTATTATATGGAACGGAAGATTATTTGAAACGCCAGTACCGGGACAAGTTAAAGAATGCGCTCACTGCGGCGGGAGAGGATTCCGGGATGGGCGGCATGCTGTCGGGCGGAGACGGCGATATGAATTTTAACCGCTTCGAGGGAAAGGACATCAACCCGAAGCAGGTTATTGATCTTGCGGAGACCCTTCCGTTTTTTGCGGAGCGCAGAGTCATTCTTATCGAGAACAGCGGTTTTTTCAAAAATGCCTGCGATGAACTGGCGGAGTATCTGGCACAGCCCGCTGCAAGCACCTATTTCGTGTTTGTGGAGGAGGAAGTGGACAAGCGTTCCAGGATGTACAAGGCAGTGAAGAACGCCGGAAAAATAGTGGAATTCGCCACCCAGACGGAAGAACTGATTACGCGCTGGGTGCTGGCGCGCCTGAAAAAAGAGGGAAAGAATATTACGGGATCGGTGATGCAGCTTTTTTTGAGTAAGACGGGATCGGATATGGGCAATATCGACCGGGAACTGGAAAAGCTGATCTGTTATACCATGGACAAAAGTGTCATTGAGGCTGCGGATGTGGAAGCGATTGCGACAGAGCAGACGACGAACCGCATTTTTGAGATGGTCAATGCGATCGCGGAACACAACCAGCGCAGGGCGCTCGATCTGTATTATGACCTTCTGACACTCAAGGAACCGCCGATGCGTATCATGTATCTGATTACCAGACAGTTCCAGATTCTGCTTCATCTGCGGGATATGGCGGGCAAGGGATTTGACAATCAGACGATGGCACAGAAGGCGGGGATTCCGCCGTTTGCCGTAAAGCGGAATCTCACCCAGGCGCGCGGTTTTGGCGCAGGGCAGTTGAGACAGGCGTTGGAGGACGGTGTGGCGCTGGAGGAAGCGGTAAAGACGGGACGGATGAACGATCAGATGGCAGTGGAGCTGTTTATCATCCGCTACAGTGCGGCAAAGCAGAAAAAATAA
- a CDS encoding response regulator transcription factor: MAKKVLVVDDEKLIVKGIRFSLEQDGMEVDCAYDGKEALKMATENAYDMILLDIMLPKMDGFEVCQHIREFSNMPIVMLTAKGDDMDKILGLEYGADDYITKPFNILEVKARIKAIMRRTAASQSRKEESKVIEAGDLKLDCESRRLFILGREVNLTAKEFDLLELLVNNPNKVYGRENLLNLVWGYEYPGDVRTVDVHVRRLREKIESNPSEPKYVHTKWGVGYYYSQN; encoded by the coding sequence ATGGCGAAAAAAGTTCTTGTGGTGGATGATGAAAAGTTAATCGTAAAGGGAATCCGTTTCAGTCTGGAGCAGGACGGCATGGAAGTGGATTGCGCCTACGACGGTAAGGAAGCGCTTAAGATGGCGACAGAGAATGCATACGACATGATTCTGCTGGATATTATGCTGCCGAAGATGGACGGATTCGAGGTGTGCCAGCATATCCGCGAGTTTTCCAATATGCCGATTGTCATGCTCACAGCCAAGGGCGATGACATGGATAAGATTCTTGGACTGGAGTACGGCGCGGATGACTATATCACAAAGCCGTTCAACATTCTGGAAGTGAAGGCGAGAATCAAAGCCATCATGAGAAGAACTGCCGCATCGCAGTCCAGGAAAGAAGAATCCAAGGTGATCGAGGCGGGAGACTTAAAGCTGGACTGCGAGAGCAGAAGGCTGTTTATTCTCGGCAGGGAGGTCAATCTCACTGCAAAGGAGTTCGACCTTTTAGAACTGCTCGTGAATAATCCCAACAAGGTATATGGAAGAGAGAATCTTTTGAATCTTGTATGGGGCTATGAGTATCCGGGGGATGTCAGAACGGTGGATGTGCATGTGCGGCGTCTTCGGGAGAAGATCGAGAGCAATCCGAGCGAACCGAAATACGTTCACACAAAGTGGGGCGTCGGGTACTATTATTCACAGAATTAA
- a CDS encoding stage II sporulation protein P, with translation MHVYRYQYKNYNRSHDKRKKRRRILPVTILIVAAAVILSGGVRLEPGELGFLLQEEIMGFFLPQACGQAQGTAELTIADRLLAHFFLLPEESGVSADYQTQVESDWSYEAILAREAADENYVDAATGEVIMTQEAAEQSSTSMREGETKEQTQGTVPEAAEGQQAEAQTAQAEAQMEQQAETQAAQAAQTQTAQAAQIQTALATEKVVVYPREKLNDFDYLIQNFYQVDSTTTINSSQLNADALLGKDLRLSHDASTPQILIYHTHSQEGYADSVPGDASTSVVGVGDYLTKLLTEQYGFNVIHHKGEYDVGDRDHAYSKAGPGLEAVLAENPGVEVVIDLHRDGVAESTRLVTQVNGIQMAQVMFFNGLSRTTAMGDIDYLYNPYIADNLAISFQMQLKAAEYYPGFTRRIYLKGYRYNMHYCPKTLLIEVGAQTNTVSEAMNAMVPLADLLNKVLTAQR, from the coding sequence ATGCATGTTTATCGATACCAGTATAAAAATTATAATAGAAGTCATGATAAGAGAAAAAAGCGGAGACGAATCCTTCCGGTAACCATACTGATTGTGGCGGCGGCAGTGATATTATCCGGCGGCGTAAGACTGGAACCGGGAGAACTGGGGTTTTTGCTGCAGGAGGAGATCATGGGATTTTTCCTGCCGCAGGCTTGCGGGCAGGCGCAGGGGACGGCGGAGCTTACGATTGCAGACCGGCTTCTCGCGCACTTTTTTTTGCTCCCGGAAGAGAGTGGTGTATCTGCCGATTATCAGACGCAGGTGGAGAGTGACTGGTCCTACGAGGCTATTCTGGCGCGGGAGGCGGCGGACGAGAACTATGTGGATGCGGCGACGGGGGAAGTCATCATGACGCAGGAGGCGGCGGAGCAAAGCAGTACAAGCATGCGGGAGGGAGAGACGAAGGAGCAGACGCAGGGAACCGTACCGGAAGCTGCGGAGGGACAGCAGGCGGAAGCACAGACGGCACAGGCGGAAGCACAGATGGAACAGCAGGCGGAGACACAGGCGGCACAGGCGGCACAGACACAGACAGCACAGGCGGCACAGATACAGACGGCATTGGCTACAGAAAAGGTGGTGGTATATCCGCGGGAAAAACTGAATGATTTTGACTATCTGATTCAGAATTTTTATCAGGTGGACAGCACAACGACAATCAACAGCAGCCAGCTGAATGCCGATGCACTGCTGGGAAAAGATCTGCGCCTGTCACACGATGCATCGACGCCGCAGATCCTGATCTATCACACGCACTCGCAGGAGGGCTACGCAGATTCTGTTCCGGGGGATGCATCGACGTCGGTGGTCGGTGTCGGGGATTACCTGACAAAGCTTTTGACAGAGCAGTATGGATTCAATGTGATTCACCACAAGGGAGAATACGATGTGGGGGACAGGGATCACGCCTATTCCAAGGCAGGACCGGGGCTTGAGGCGGTGCTTGCGGAAAATCCCGGGGTGGAGGTTGTCATTGATCTGCACCGCGACGGCGTGGCGGAGAGTACAAGACTGGTTACGCAGGTCAACGGAATACAGATGGCGCAGGTCATGTTTTTTAACGGGCTGAGCAGGACGACGGCGATGGGGGATATTGATTACCTCTACAATCCTTATATTGCGGATAATCTGGCAATCTCGTTTCAGATGCAGCTAAAGGCGGCGGAGTATTATCCGGGATTTACCCGAAGGATCTACCTGAAGGGGTACCGCTACAATATGCACTACTGTCCGAAAACACTGCTGATTGAGGTGGGAGCGCAGACCAATACGGTGAGTGAGGCGATGAATGCGATGGTGCCTTTGGCAGATCTTTTGAATAAGGTGCTGACCGCACAGAGATAG